The proteins below are encoded in one region of Stieleria sp. JC731:
- the rplI gene encoding 50S ribosomal protein L9 yields MPRHGRTVKRPFKRLPQGPNGGIQLLLIHNVEHLGKQGEIVEVKPGFARNYLLPQGMATIATEHHKRMVEKHREKLRAIELEKLKSYRDLADELGKQSITIEANANDEGHLYGSVGPHEIVGALKEAGFNMANDQIRLDGPLRELGLYTVKIHLHSEVDASLKVWVVPTATEDAPTAG; encoded by the coding sequence ATGCCACGTCACGGACGCACCGTCAAACGACCCTTCAAGCGGCTTCCACAAGGTCCTAATGGCGGAATTCAATTGCTGCTCATTCACAACGTTGAGCACCTTGGAAAGCAAGGCGAGATCGTCGAAGTCAAGCCAGGCTTCGCTCGCAACTACTTGCTGCCACAAGGGATGGCAACGATCGCGACCGAGCACCACAAGCGAATGGTCGAGAAGCACCGTGAAAAGTTGCGTGCGATCGAATTGGAAAAGCTCAAGAGCTACCGCGATCTGGCCGACGAACTAGGCAAGCAGTCGATCACGATCGAAGCCAATGCGAACGACGAAGGTCATTTGTACGGCAGCGTCGGACCTCACGAAATCGTCGGTGCTTTGAAAGAAGCTGGCTTCAACATGGCCAACGATCAGATTCGCCTCGACGGTCCACTTCGTGAACTTGGTCTGTACACAGTGAAGATTCACTTGCATAGCGAAGTCGACGCAAGCCTCAAGGTCTGGGTTGTTCCAACCGCAACCGAAGACGCACCTACCGCTGGCTAA